From Streptomyces sp. NBC_00370, a single genomic window includes:
- a CDS encoding LysR family transcriptional regulator, with amino-acid sequence MQFHQLHYFVAVAETRHFTRAAERVHVAQPSLSQQIKSLENELGAELFSRARGNVSLTEAGEALLPLARRILADAETARHEVQELVQLRRGRVRLGAPPSLCTGLLPEVLRTFHDLHPGIELLIEESGSHDLVRDLARGALDLALVVLPLPTPSPALSTVELLQEDLVVVSSAASPAPRRPVRIADLQGQPLVMFRHGYDLRELTVAACRAAGFEPAFTVEGGEMDAVLGFVRAGLGVAVVPSMVAARAGRDLRVTALARPGLRRTIALARRTDVAPPRAARELQRVLLSTQAARPAGNPES; translated from the coding sequence GTGCAGTTCCATCAGCTTCACTACTTCGTGGCCGTCGCGGAGACCCGGCACTTCACGCGCGCGGCCGAGCGGGTCCATGTGGCACAGCCCTCGCTGTCCCAGCAGATCAAGTCGCTGGAGAACGAGCTGGGGGCCGAGCTGTTCAGCCGCGCGCGCGGCAACGTCTCCCTCACCGAGGCGGGCGAGGCGCTCCTCCCGCTGGCCCGGCGGATCCTCGCCGACGCGGAGACCGCGCGGCACGAGGTGCAGGAGCTGGTCCAGCTGCGGCGCGGCCGGGTCAGGCTCGGCGCGCCGCCCAGCCTGTGCACAGGCCTGCTGCCCGAGGTGCTGCGCACCTTCCACGACCTGCACCCCGGTATCGAGCTGCTGATCGAGGAGAGCGGCTCGCACGACCTGGTACGTGACCTGGCGCGCGGCGCGCTCGATCTGGCGCTGGTGGTGCTGCCGCTGCCGACGCCCTCACCGGCGCTGAGCACCGTCGAACTGCTCCAGGAGGACCTGGTCGTGGTCTCGTCGGCGGCGAGCCCGGCGCCGCGGCGGCCGGTCAGGATCGCCGATCTGCAGGGCCAGCCGCTGGTGATGTTCCGGCACGGCTACGACCTGCGCGAGCTGACCGTCGCCGCCTGCCGGGCGGCGGGGTTCGAGCCGGCGTTCACCGTCGAGGGCGGCGAGATGGACGCCGTCCTGGGCTTCGTACGGGCGGGCCTCGGGGTCGCCGTCGTACCGAGCATGGTCGCGGCCCGCGCGGGCCGCGACCTGCGCGTCACCGCGCTGGCGAGGCCGGGCCTGCGCCGTACGATCGCGCTGGCGCGCCGTACGGACGTGGCACCGCCACGCGCCGCCAGGGAACTGCAGCGCGTGCTCCTGTCCACCCAGGCCGCCCGGCCCGCCGGGAACCCGGAGTCCTAG
- a CDS encoding putative bifunctional diguanylate cyclase/phosphodiesterase, which yields MVPSQASGSAEDPDGLEDRLRRFATIWSRAVFPSAATSLTRPEFEKLLLPLARELNLALHARHFDNAPAQRVGTALVTLHCTDPEALARTLGVVDSYLVLYCGTEELGAEEGRARCARLQHALAGGFAQALRERTLAEQEAIARSALSARSSAEEALHATQARFLAVFEGAAIGIVIADLEGNVLEVNDTLTKMFGGLEHHVRSRNVNQWVHPEDRPQVWRLHGELVRGEREHFRAEKPFYRNDGTVLWTNLTFSLLRDAEGQPQYQLALLEDTTERRLLNLRLRYEATHDALTGLPNRTLFFERLDKTLAAPDNARFGLCYLDLDGFKAINDSLGHSSGDRLLVEVADRLQSCATAPGEMVARLGGDEFVALTTGPDTQTEVADLASRILGALATPIRLDGREFTVRGSIGVVEGLAAEHTAAAVLRSADITMYRAKAAGGNRFELADPEADARAITRHGLTTALPAALERDEFFIEYQPLVRLDDATVHGAEALVRWHHPQHGVLAPDRFIALAERTGLIVPLGRWVLEQSVRQAMLWQDDRPEGAAPGLLTVNVNLSPTQLHHPGLVADTVDILERVGLPPGALCLEVTESALIGADEDLLKPLRQLAEMGVEIALDDFGTGYSNLANLRRLPVSVLKLDRSFTQGMQQHPADEVDLKIVEGIVSLAHSLDLAVTVEGVETGAQADHLRRLGCDTAQGWYYARPGPPSQLHRLLLVDAV from the coding sequence ATGGTGCCGTCGCAGGCGTCGGGCTCCGCAGAGGACCCGGACGGCCTGGAAGACAGACTCCGCCGGTTCGCGACGATCTGGAGCCGGGCGGTCTTCCCGTCCGCGGCCACGTCGCTGACCCGCCCCGAGTTCGAGAAGCTTCTGCTGCCGCTGGCCCGCGAGTTGAACCTGGCGCTGCACGCGCGCCACTTCGACAACGCGCCGGCGCAGCGGGTGGGCACCGCCCTGGTGACGCTGCACTGCACCGACCCCGAGGCGCTCGCCCGTACGCTCGGCGTCGTCGACTCGTACCTGGTGCTCTACTGCGGCACGGAGGAACTCGGCGCCGAGGAGGGCAGGGCACGCTGCGCCCGGCTGCAGCACGCGCTGGCCGGCGGATTCGCCCAGGCGCTGCGCGAGCGCACCCTCGCCGAGCAGGAGGCCATCGCACGCTCGGCCCTCTCGGCGCGCAGCAGCGCCGAGGAGGCGCTGCACGCCACCCAGGCCCGGTTCCTCGCCGTGTTCGAGGGCGCGGCCATCGGCATCGTCATCGCCGACCTCGAAGGCAACGTGCTGGAGGTCAACGACACCCTCACCAAGATGTTCGGCGGGCTCGAACACCATGTGCGCAGCCGGAACGTCAACCAGTGGGTGCACCCCGAGGACCGCCCCCAGGTCTGGCGGCTGCACGGCGAACTGGTGCGCGGTGAGCGCGAACACTTCCGGGCGGAGAAGCCCTTCTACCGCAACGACGGCACGGTCCTGTGGACCAATCTGACGTTCTCGCTGCTGCGGGACGCGGAAGGACAGCCGCAGTACCAGCTGGCGCTCCTGGAGGACACCACCGAGCGCAGGCTGCTCAATCTGCGGCTGCGCTACGAGGCGACGCACGACGCGCTGACCGGACTGCCTAACCGGACGCTGTTCTTCGAACGGCTCGACAAGACCCTCGCGGCCCCGGACAACGCGCGCTTCGGGCTCTGCTACCTCGATCTCGACGGCTTCAAGGCCATCAACGACAGCCTCGGCCACTCGTCGGGCGACCGGCTGCTGGTCGAGGTCGCCGACCGGCTGCAGAGCTGCGCGACGGCGCCGGGCGAGATGGTCGCGCGGCTCGGCGGCGACGAGTTCGTCGCCCTGACCACCGGGCCCGACACCCAGACCGAGGTCGCCGACCTGGCATCGCGGATCCTCGGCGCGCTCGCCACCCCGATCCGGCTCGACGGCAGGGAGTTCACCGTCCGGGGCAGCATCGGAGTGGTGGAGGGCCTCGCCGCGGAGCACACGGCGGCCGCGGTGCTGCGCAGCGCCGACATCACCATGTACCGGGCCAAGGCGGCGGGCGGCAACCGCTTCGAGCTGGCCGACCCGGAGGCCGACGCCCGCGCCATCACCCGGCACGGACTGACCACCGCGCTGCCGGCCGCGCTGGAGCGCGACGAGTTCTTCATCGAGTACCAGCCGCTGGTACGGCTCGACGACGCCACCGTGCACGGCGCCGAGGCGCTGGTGCGCTGGCACCATCCGCAGCACGGCGTGCTCGCCCCCGACCGCTTCATCGCGCTCGCCGAGCGCACCGGGCTGATCGTGCCGCTCGGCCGCTGGGTGCTGGAACAGTCCGTGCGCCAGGCGATGCTGTGGCAGGACGACCGGCCCGAGGGCGCGGCGCCGGGGCTGCTGACCGTCAACGTCAACCTCTCGCCCACCCAGCTGCACCACCCCGGGCTCGTCGCCGACACGGTGGACATCCTCGAACGCGTCGGGCTGCCGCCGGGCGCGCTCTGCCTGGAGGTCACCGAGTCGGCGCTGATCGGCGCCGACGAGGATCTGCTCAAACCGCTGCGCCAGCTCGCCGAGATGGGCGTGGAGATAGCGCTGGACGACTTCGGCACCGGCTACTCGAACCTGGCGAATCTGCGCCGGCTGCCGGTGAGCGTCCTCAAGCTGGATCGTTCCTTCACACAGGGCATGCAGCAGCATCCGGCCGACGAGGTCGACCTCAAGATCGTGGAGGGCATCGTCTCGCTCGCGCACAGCCTGGATCTGGCCGTGACGGTGGAGGGCGTCGAGACGGGCGCACAGGCGGACCATCTGCGCCGGCTCGGCTGCGACACCGCACAGGGCTGGTACTACGCCCGCCCGGGCCCGCCCAGCCAACTGCACCGGCTGCTGCTGGTGGACGCGGTCTAG
- a CDS encoding universal stress protein, which yields MTDQQPTQFERGTDGPKVIVVGVDGSQSSFRAASYAGGLARRQKALLAIVYVQPVLPAGASLGAPVADTTGQIAEELIEELRQSTERVKDIWDVRWEFHTFRGDPFNGLVTAADELKADAVVVGASESAGHRIVGSVAVRLVKAGRWPVTVVP from the coding sequence GTGACTGACCAGCAGCCCACCCAGTTCGAACGCGGTACCGACGGTCCGAAAGTGATCGTCGTGGGCGTTGACGGATCCCAGTCGTCGTTCCGTGCCGCCTCCTACGCCGGGGGCCTCGCCCGTCGGCAGAAGGCGCTGCTCGCCATCGTCTACGTACAGCCAGTGCTGCCGGCCGGAGCGTCGCTCGGCGCGCCGGTCGCCGACACGACCGGGCAGATCGCCGAGGAACTGATCGAGGAGCTGCGGCAGTCGACCGAGCGGGTCAAGGACATATGGGACGTGCGCTGGGAGTTCCACACCTTCCGCGGCGATCCGTTCAACGGCCTGGTCACGGCGGCCGACGAACTGAAGGCGGACGCGGTGGTCGTGGGCGCGTCGGAGTCGGCGGGGCACCGGATCGTCGGGTCGGTCGCGGTGCGGCTGGTGAAGGCGGGCCGGTGGCCGGTCACGGTCGTACCGTAA
- a CDS encoding CapA family protein: MTKRTQQGAVAVAALLLGSAVAACGAPAKAPPPARPHPGSQPPSAAGGAVPQRGFTLVASGDVLPHDSVIRQANADANGAGYDFRPMLSAVRPVVSGADVAICHMETVYGADGGPYTGYPSFKSPPEIARALRDTGYDSCSTASNHTLDDGSRGVRRTLDALDKAGVRHAGSARSAAEARRPAVLTAGGAKVAQLAYTYGTNDIPFPDGQPWAVGLIDQEKIIDDARAARKAGADVVVVSMHWGTEWEPAPDARQLSLAKALTAATTNGRPDIDLILGTHAHVPQAYEKVNGTWVIYGMGDQIAGSMINYADQQDPRGDQGSIGRFTFAPPAAKGGRWTVKKAEFIPEWMDTGAGRVVNLPAALDRSPERGDYREAQSAISEAVLSRGAAADGLTMGH, translated from the coding sequence ATGACGAAGCGCACGCAACAGGGAGCGGTGGCGGTCGCCGCGCTCCTCCTCGGTTCCGCCGTGGCGGCCTGCGGAGCCCCCGCCAAGGCCCCTCCGCCCGCCCGGCCCCACCCGGGCTCACAGCCGCCGTCAGCGGCGGGCGGCGCCGTCCCCCAGCGCGGCTTCACCCTCGTCGCCTCCGGTGACGTCCTGCCGCACGACTCGGTCATCCGGCAGGCGAACGCCGACGCGAACGGCGCGGGCTACGACTTCCGGCCGATGCTCTCCGCGGTACGGCCCGTCGTCTCGGGCGCCGACGTGGCGATCTGTCACATGGAGACCGTGTACGGCGCCGACGGTGGCCCGTACACCGGCTACCCGTCCTTCAAGTCCCCGCCCGAGATCGCCCGCGCCCTGCGGGACACCGGCTACGACTCCTGCTCGACCGCGTCGAACCACACCCTCGACGACGGCTCGCGGGGCGTGCGCCGCACCCTCGACGCGCTCGACAAGGCGGGCGTGCGGCACGCGGGCTCCGCCCGGTCGGCGGCCGAGGCCAGGCGCCCGGCCGTGCTGACGGCGGGCGGCGCCAAGGTCGCGCAGCTCGCGTACACGTACGGGACCAACGACATCCCGTTCCCGGACGGCCAGCCCTGGGCGGTCGGACTGATCGACCAGGAGAAGATCATCGACGACGCGCGCGCCGCCAGGAAGGCAGGGGCCGATGTCGTGGTGGTCAGCATGCACTGGGGCACCGAGTGGGAACCGGCTCCCGACGCGCGGCAGTTGAGCCTCGCCAAGGCGCTCACCGCGGCCACGACGAACGGCAGGCCCGACATCGACCTGATCCTCGGCACGCACGCGCACGTCCCGCAGGCGTACGAGAAGGTCAACGGCACCTGGGTGATCTACGGCATGGGCGACCAGATCGCCGGCTCGATGATCAACTACGCGGACCAGCAGGACCCGCGCGGCGACCAGGGCTCCATCGGCCGGTTCACCTTCGCGCCCCCGGCGGCCAAGGGCGGCCGCTGGACGGTCAAGAAGGCCGAGTTCATCCCCGAGTGGATGGACACCGGCGCGGGCCGCGTGGTCAACCTGCCCGCGGCGCTCGACCGGTCACCCGAGCGCGGTGACTACCGCGAGGCGCAGTCCGCGATCAGCGAGGCGGTGCTCAGCCGCGGGGCCGCGGCCGACGGGCTCACGATGGGCCACTGA
- a CDS encoding polysaccharide deacetylase family protein, whose product MKKDQMIPGRRRVLRIAACFGAAAVTARVISAGQAETPGHPAAPPPAAGPQAAPKLKPSAYRLRPMTAENPPGYLAPAPPVRKEPFLELTGLGRSVVLTFDDGPDPTWTPEILTVLREHDVHAMFFVCGEMASYFPDVLRRAADEGHIIGNHTWTHPELPTLTPAKIKSEMERTSELIEKTTGTAPSWFRAPYGAWNKQTFELGAALGMEPLAWTVDTLDWTRPGTDKIVRTVLGGAKPGVVVLSHDGGGKRDQSVAALRRYLPELVDAGYSAVLPHP is encoded by the coding sequence ATGAAAAAGGACCAGATGATCCCGGGCCGCCGACGCGTCCTGCGGATCGCCGCCTGTTTCGGAGCCGCCGCCGTCACCGCCAGGGTCATCAGCGCGGGACAGGCCGAGACCCCCGGCCACCCGGCCGCGCCCCCGCCTGCGGCGGGGCCGCAGGCCGCCCCGAAACTCAAACCGTCCGCCTACCGGCTGCGGCCCATGACCGCGGAGAACCCGCCCGGCTACCTCGCGCCGGCGCCGCCCGTGCGCAAGGAGCCCTTCCTGGAACTGACCGGCCTCGGCCGCTCGGTCGTGCTCACCTTCGACGACGGCCCCGACCCCACCTGGACCCCGGAGATCCTGACCGTGCTGCGCGAGCACGACGTGCACGCCATGTTCTTCGTCTGCGGCGAGATGGCCTCGTACTTCCCCGACGTGCTGCGCCGGGCGGCGGACGAAGGCCACATCATCGGCAACCACACCTGGACCCACCCCGAGCTGCCCACCCTCACCCCCGCGAAGATCAAGAGCGAGATGGAGCGGACCAGCGAGCTGATCGAGAAGACCACCGGCACCGCGCCGTCCTGGTTCCGCGCGCCCTACGGAGCCTGGAACAAGCAGACCTTCGAACTCGGCGCCGCCCTGGGCATGGAGCCGCTCGCCTGGACCGTCGACACCCTCGACTGGACCCGGCCGGGCACCGACAAGATCGTGCGCACCGTGCTCGGCGGCGCCAAGCCGGGCGTGGTGGTGCTCTCGCACGACGGCGGCGGCAAGCGCGACCAGAGTGTGGCCGCGCTCCGCCGCTACCTGCCGGAACTCGTCGACGCGGGCTACAGCGCGGTACTGCCGCACCCCTGA
- a CDS encoding SAM-dependent methyltransferase — MERPAWAPRGIDISMPSVSRIYDYYLGGSHNFEVDREAARKAIGFLPGLPAIMKANRAFMRRAVNFALDDGITQFLDIGSGIPTFGNVHEVAQAAEPAARVLYVDHDPVAVAHSEAVLAENDNAVVMAADLRKPQQILTGPEARLLDLDRPVALLLVAVLHFLEDADKPYEAVAELRDALAPGSLLILTHASYEGIPATEEQAGGAVGVYRTIRNPLVMRGRAETARFFDGFDLVEPGLVAMPEWRPDTPVAQADPFAFSGFAGVGRKA, encoded by the coding sequence ATGGAGCGTCCCGCCTGGGCCCCGCGAGGCATCGACATATCGATGCCGAGCGTTTCCCGCATTTACGACTACTATTTGGGCGGTTCGCACAATTTCGAGGTGGACAGGGAAGCCGCGCGGAAGGCAATCGGCTTCCTGCCGGGTCTTCCGGCGATCATGAAGGCGAACCGCGCATTCATGCGCCGCGCCGTGAATTTCGCCCTGGACGACGGCATCACCCAGTTCCTCGACATCGGCTCCGGCATTCCCACCTTCGGAAATGTGCACGAGGTCGCGCAGGCCGCGGAGCCAGCGGCGCGCGTGCTGTACGTCGACCACGACCCGGTCGCCGTCGCACACAGTGAGGCGGTGCTCGCCGAGAACGACAACGCTGTCGTGATGGCCGCAGACCTCCGCAAGCCGCAGCAGATCCTGACCGGCCCCGAGGCCCGGCTGCTGGACCTCGACCGGCCGGTCGCGCTGCTCCTCGTCGCCGTCCTGCACTTCCTGGAGGACGCCGACAAGCCGTACGAGGCCGTCGCCGAGCTGCGCGACGCGCTCGCGCCCGGCAGCCTGCTGATCCTCACGCACGCCTCGTACGAGGGCATCCCCGCCACCGAGGAGCAGGCGGGCGGCGCCGTCGGCGTCTACCGCACCATCCGCAATCCGCTGGTGATGCGCGGCCGGGCGGAGACCGCGCGCTTCTTCGACGGCTTCGACCTGGTCGAACCCGGTCTGGTCGCGATGCCCGAGTGGCGGCCCGACACCCCCGTGGCCCAGGCGGATCCGTTCGCCTTCTCGGGCTTCGCCGGGGTTGGGCGCAAGGCGTGA
- a CDS encoding class F sortase — MGQDHSGPESRKRAPWGVLALVMLTGIALMRNGVDVPLGPPQPASAASLDGLHRDPAAAAVPATRVKPLPYAPMSRVRIPEIKVDAPVMEVGTDADGWIEAPPPQDPNMAGWYQNGIAPGQRGTSVVVGHVDNESGPAVFYGLGALKKGEHVEVKRFDDKVAVFKIYGVEVFAKKDFPGARVYGDTGYPELRVITCGGGYSKAGGYDGNVVVFARLVSTR, encoded by the coding sequence ATGGGCCAGGACCACAGCGGCCCGGAGTCCAGGAAACGCGCACCCTGGGGCGTGCTGGCTCTCGTGATGCTCACCGGGATCGCGCTGATGCGCAACGGCGTCGACGTACCGCTGGGACCCCCGCAGCCCGCTTCGGCCGCCTCGCTGGACGGTCTGCACCGGGACCCGGCCGCCGCGGCCGTGCCCGCGACCCGGGTGAAGCCGCTGCCGTACGCCCCGATGTCCCGGGTGCGGATCCCCGAGATCAAGGTGGACGCGCCCGTGATGGAGGTGGGTACGGACGCCGACGGCTGGATCGAGGCGCCGCCGCCGCAGGACCCGAACATGGCCGGCTGGTACCAGAACGGGATCGCGCCGGGCCAGCGCGGCACATCGGTGGTCGTGGGCCATGTCGACAACGAGTCGGGGCCCGCCGTCTTCTACGGCCTCGGGGCGCTCAAGAAGGGCGAGCACGTCGAGGTGAAGCGGTTCGACGACAAAGTCGCCGTGTTCAAGATCTACGGGGTCGAGGTCTTCGCCAAGAAGGACTTCCCCGGCGCCCGGGTGTACGGCGACACCGGCTACCCCGAGCTGCGGGTGATCACCTGCGGCGGTGGCTACTCGAAGGCCGGCGGTTACGACGGCAACGTCGTGGTCTTCGCCCGGCTGGTCAGCACCCGCTGA
- a CDS encoding succinate dehydrogenase cytochrome b subunit — MALATRTDKRPSLPRTLWGSTVGKKTIMAVSGLVMLGYLVVHMYGNLKIFFGLDSFNSYAHWLRTMGEPLLHYSWALWIVRVGLVAAVVLHGVCAYQLSRRDLAARPVKYAHKRQRTSYATRTMRWGGIILALFIVWHILDLTTGTVHSGGFQEGHPYENVVDTFSRWWNDVIYIVAMLALGLHIQHGFWSAAQTLGVGSPTRERVLKATANLLALVLTAGFIVVPVSVMTGLVN, encoded by the coding sequence ATGGCTCTGGCAACGCGGACGGACAAACGGCCGTCCCTGCCCCGCACCCTGTGGGGATCGACGGTCGGCAAGAAGACGATCATGGCGGTGAGCGGGCTTGTCATGCTCGGCTACCTGGTCGTCCACATGTACGGCAACCTCAAGATCTTCTTCGGCCTCGACAGCTTCAACAGCTACGCGCACTGGCTGCGGACCATGGGCGAGCCGCTGCTGCACTACTCCTGGGCCCTGTGGATCGTCCGCGTGGGACTCGTCGCCGCCGTCGTCCTGCACGGCGTCTGCGCCTACCAGCTCAGCCGCCGCGACCTCGCGGCGCGGCCGGTGAAGTACGCGCACAAGCGGCAGCGCACGAGCTACGCGACCCGCACCATGCGCTGGGGCGGGATCATCCTGGCCCTGTTCATCGTCTGGCACATCCTCGACCTGACGACCGGGACCGTGCACTCGGGCGGCTTCCAGGAGGGCCACCCGTACGAGAACGTCGTGGACACCTTCTCCCGCTGGTGGAACGACGTCATCTACATCGTCGCGATGCTCGCCCTCGGGCTGCACATCCAGCACGGCTTCTGGAGCGCGGCGCAGACGCTCGGCGTCGGCAGTCCCACCAGGGAGCGCGTACTCAAGGCCACGGCCAACCTGCTGGCGCTGGTGCTGACCGCGGGCTTCATCGTCGTGCCCGTCTCCGTCATGACCGGACTGGTGAACTGA
- a CDS encoding bestrophin-like domain — translation MQEWLVLSIAMAAACVVVLTIVIINNRRIGEDDDPTETPDVMDYMTMMIGVIYAIVLGLAIAGVWEARGSAQENVRQEAQSLHEVQQRVQVYPPEVRDRIRGDIDTYVQYVVKTEWPHMSEHEALSKRGTTLFGQIRRDVTQYAPKTDLGGQAYQPLVDAVAAADDARGARGENAGATMPGVVWFGLIIGAVVTVGLIFLLQIRRTFRELLLAGLFSVLIAFLLFLIWDFDAPYGRGIAATAGPFLDLFPGIKS, via the coding sequence ATGCAGGAATGGCTCGTTCTGAGCATCGCGATGGCCGCCGCGTGCGTCGTCGTCCTCACCATCGTCATCATCAACAACCGCCGTATCGGAGAGGACGACGATCCCACCGAGACCCCTGACGTCATGGACTACATGACGATGATGATCGGCGTGATCTACGCGATCGTGCTGGGTCTGGCGATCGCCGGCGTCTGGGAGGCGCGTGGCAGCGCCCAGGAGAACGTGCGCCAGGAGGCCCAGTCCCTGCACGAGGTGCAGCAGCGCGTCCAGGTCTACCCGCCGGAGGTGCGCGACCGGATCCGCGGCGACATCGACACGTACGTCCAGTACGTCGTGAAGACCGAGTGGCCGCACATGTCCGAGCACGAGGCGCTCAGCAAGCGGGGCACCACGCTCTTCGGCCAGATCCGCCGTGATGTCACGCAGTACGCGCCCAAGACCGACCTGGGGGGACAGGCGTACCAGCCGCTCGTCGACGCGGTGGCGGCGGCGGACGACGCCAGGGGGGCGCGCGGGGAGAACGCGGGCGCGACCATGCCGGGGGTGGTCTGGTTCGGGCTGATCATCGGGGCCGTGGTCACGGTGGGGCTGATCTTCCTGCTGCAGATCCGGCGCACGTTCCGGGAGTTGCTGCTGGCAGGGCTGTTCAGCGTGCTGATCGCCTTCCTGCTCTTCCTCATCTGGGACTTCGACGCCCCGTACGGCCGCGGCATCGCGGCGACGGCGGGTCCGTTCCTCGACCTGTTCCCCGGCATCAAGTCCTGA
- a CDS encoding SCO0930 family lipoprotein — MNSRRNASLVVAAVAVLALTTACGQEKGTQTNGQSVGAAQPAAGGYGTDSGYGADTKAEAAKPAGQLAVWESEKLGKVVTDSAGFTLYRFDKDTASPPKSNCEGACATAWPIVAADGAEAAPGVDPSLIGEVTRADGTKQLTIAGWPMYRYAKDTNPGDATGQGVGGTWFAAAPDGKKAAPAAATADLPGLSVRKDPKLGDIMVDARGMTVYRFTKDSAWPMKSACTGACLDKWPVVAPLDIKDTKGIIKKGFVTFNRPDGLKQQSVDCWPVYTFAGDKKPGDVNGQGVGGTWFAASPDAKPVGAPK, encoded by the coding sequence ATGAACAGCAGGCGGAACGCCTCGCTCGTGGTGGCCGCGGTGGCCGTATTGGCGCTGACGACGGCGTGCGGTCAGGAAAAGGGCACGCAGACCAACGGCCAGTCCGTCGGGGCGGCTCAGCCCGCGGCCGGCGGTTACGGGACCGACAGCGGATACGGCGCCGACACCAAGGCGGAAGCGGCCAAGCCCGCCGGTCAACTCGCCGTCTGGGAAAGCGAGAAGCTGGGCAAGGTCGTCACGGACAGCGCTGGATTCACGCTCTACCGGTTCGACAAGGACACGGCGAGCCCGCCCAAGTCGAACTGCGAGGGCGCCTGTGCGACGGCCTGGCCGATCGTCGCGGCCGACGGCGCCGAGGCCGCTCCCGGCGTCGACCCCTCGCTGATCGGCGAGGTCACCAGGGCCGACGGCACCAAGCAACTGACCATCGCCGGCTGGCCGATGTACCGCTACGCCAAGGACACCAACCCCGGCGACGCCACCGGACAGGGGGTGGGCGGTACCTGGTTCGCCGCGGCCCCGGACGGCAAGAAGGCCGCACCGGCCGCCGCCACCGCCGACCTGCCGGGACTCTCCGTCCGCAAGGACCCGAAACTCGGCGACATCATGGTGGACGCGCGGGGAATGACGGTCTATCGGTTCACCAAGGACTCGGCCTGGCCGATGAAGTCGGCCTGCACCGGCGCCTGCCTCGACAAGTGGCCGGTTGTCGCCCCCCTCGACATAAAGGACACGAAGGGGATCATCAAGAAGGGATTCGTGACCTTCAACCGTCCCGACGGACTCAAGCAGCAGAGCGTCGACTGCTGGCCCGTCTATACCTTTGCCGGTGACAAGAAGCCCGGTGATGTCAATGGTCAGGGCGTGGGCGGCACATGGTTCGCCGCCTCCCCCGACGCCAAGCCGGTCGGAGCGCCCAAGTAG